AAAACACCCGGAACACATAACAGACAGAGAAATCTTTGCTTTTGCAACTGTGGGGCCTTTTAACACAATCTATGTAACATATTGTGACacacaaaaaagacatttttaaGTGTGCTGGAGATATAGCCCTTCCTGATAACCTGGAAAACATTAATCTTGTCACAAAATCGAAGGTTTTAGGTAGCTACACTGATTCAAAAGCAAAATTTAGAAACAGAAACCACATAGAACACTTTCTTAGGACCAACCATAATATCTAGTATTATTTTGGTTGATCCTAATAAAGAGTACGTACTTGGGCTTCTGCAAGTGGGTTTTACATGGCCGCAGAGAGGCAAACAAGATACTACAAACACAAACAATGCTAAGCAGTTATTGACAGTAAAAAGCAAACACGttcaaaggaaaataaataactcCTTGAGTTTAAATACATAGTTTTGTGCTGTTTCGAGACAAAAGTAAATCTTATAGTTTTACAATCAAATAGGTGTCAATTATGCAATGGCAGAGGCATAAATtatctgaaaatattttcaggctTGTCTGAATACTGTGAAACACAACGACTTCTGCCACtacaacattttttgttttgtggacTTTTTTTTATCCCAAGATATATTTGGAATTCGACTTGGGATAAAAACACAGCACAGGCTATAAAAGTTTTCTCAGAGCGCTTGCACTAAGTCCTTACCTCAAAATCTGGAGCGAAAGTAAAAAGGAAGGTTTCTCCAGTGCCATAAAAACCATCACTGACTTTAAAGGGCTCAGAAGCTAATGCGCCAAAGATCtagataaaaggaaaaaaaatgtagtgaTCATGACATTGTCCATCTTGCAtttaaattcagattagccaggaAAAACTCTCACTGATTTCAGTTCTACTTATTTCTATCGACTGTACTAAGACCAATGCACGACATTTAACAAAAGAGTCTGTCACAGCGATTCATCAACACCTCTTCTCAGTAAAATCTTTAATGAAACGAGGACATAGTTCCAGATGCTGGTTCTTCCAGTAAGGTAATGAAATAGGGAGTATCTCGGTACAGGTGTTTCCTAGTGCAAGAGTTTCTAGCAGACTGGCTAGTAAGGTACCACCCCACTAATGCCTGATGAAGATCCTGATAACATCTTTTAAAGTAGTGACTGCCAGAAAGAGAATGGATATAGACAGAACACAGACAGCCCCCTTATTTCCTTCCGATCTTTTCTGTAACCTTTTGCAGCAAGCTGTCATTACCCCTCCCACTCTTAATTCCTGAGGGACTATTAGGAGAGATAAGGTAAGTGGAGATAAATAACAAAATGTAGACACAAGAGAAAGGTGGCTAGAAATCCCGCTTCATGTGCTTCAACATGCAACCCCCTTCAGCATTCTCTGCCTAAATTTGGGGAGCTCCAGAATCCTGAACAATTGGATCCAGGCTGACATGTTGCAATTTTTGTTGCCATCAAGGTAAGTTTTTAAGACAGTTTAGCTgtcttaaaagcaaaatgataataATGCTTTTTGTAGCGGAGAGTAGGGAGAAATCAGGAAAAGAAAGCACACTGCAGTGTGTCATACCTGCCCATCGCTGTCTTTGATAACCATTAGTACTGGGGTGTCCAGCCCCGTCATGGTTCTGTAGAGTGTTTTCAAGCTCATGCCATGCTTTGCAGTACTGTAGACAAGGGTCCATGGATACCCGATAGTTCGAGGTGGAAGATGCTTTGTAAGCTAATAAAAACATAGACACGTTAAAAAGTTAAACACACGCACATATTGAAGAAGTGCTGAGGAATGAGGGTATTCTATACTGTTTTGCAGACAGCTTTGAAAAGGGATTAAACAAATCTGTAAATAGCTGCTAAAAAAAGGCATTTACCTGGACTAAATTCGCTGAAATCATCAAGATCTACTCTCCAGTAAGAATGTTTGGGGCTGGAGTGGTGCTCTTTCACAGAACTAAGGGAAGCTGAACCCCACTTACCAAGTACCTGCTAGAATTAGTCCAAGGCTCCCATAGTTTTTGCTCTTCCAGATGTCAGGCAAAATAATGTGAGTTATAACCCTACTGTGATGCCCAACATGAGCCCAACTAACTGTACCCTTTCCCTTGCCTTACTGGGAAGTGGCAGTGGGCATTACAGAAAAAAAACTATTATTATGCACTGCCATGGGCATGGGCATCCAGAGATGTTGCAGTGATAGGAAATATAGTTTCTAGTATACCTAGATGGTAACTGGACAAGCCTGCAGAAGTATCCAGAGCCTAAATCCTCAGGGCTTCTGCCAGGACGAAGCTTGGGGCTTTCCCACTATTGCCACGTTCCCATCTCCCATTAAGTttgggaaaaaggaaaggggtAGGTTGAAATGAATGCATTTGTGATTGTCATGAACTCTACACAGATCAAGGTTCAACTTCCCAATTTATGGATTCTGTCCAATCATTACAACCAAGCCATTCGGCTGAAAGTAACAGACTTGTTTTCAAAAGACAGCAGGATTCCAGTCTTTGTTTCCTTTATCCCAGCCCATTATTGCTATTTTCCTTATCTGGCTGAATTGGCTAGGATGGTATTCTAACTCAGCATATTTGCAGGATGACTGAACAATTCAGTCTTTTCGGGTTTTTTGCTTCATATTATGATAGGAAGAAAGCAGTACTGTATCCCATTATTCCTGGTGCCTGGTACCCAGTCATGGACTGGGCTGAGAATGACATAATATCAACGAAGGCATCAGCTAGGAACTGGCCTTGTGGAACCAGTTCACTCCTTCCTGAAGCCTCTTATTTTCTGGGGGAATAAGTTAGGCAAGTTTCCAGGTCCAGATATTTGAGGCCCGGAAGATGATGGCTGACACTGAGGTGGTTCTGATAGACAGGGCAGAGGCTTTGTGCGCTTTCTGGGCAGCAAATTCTGCCTTCCTGTCTAACGGGTCCTTAACATCACATTTCCCATCTACAGATAGGAGATCTGAGGATTGAAGAGCGGCTACTGGGGCGTCAATTAGGGGGGATCTCCACAGCCTGGTTGTTGAGGATATAAAGCTTTCTGGCAATTGCAAGGAGCTGCTTGATTTCCATGAGTCTCTCCCACTCCATCCTGACCATGGTATCAAAGAATTCTGGGATAGGGGAGACTTTTTCAGAGCTAGGGGTCCTAGGGAAGACTTCCTTTGGGTCCTGTGGTTTGGACTTGGCTTCCCTTTCTTCAGTGATTGCATGTGGTTGCTCAGAGCCAAGGTCAAGAGCCATGATGGCCTCCAAAAGAAGGGATTGATACTCATCACCACTAAAGATGCAAACGGAGGGGAGGCATTAGACTTATtcacctcttctttctttccccatcaGGTTGTGAGCCAACaatctgagtgaccttggctgCCCACACACTGAGTTCAGTGGCCATGGCCTTCAGGGATGCCTTTGTAAGCCATGGATGAGGAGTAAGTTCTGGAGTTTTGGGGGGCTCCCCCTGTTCAGATAATATTGAGGGGGTTGGGGACATGGAGGGGAGCAGGGAACCAATTTGGTGGAGGAAAGGACTGCTGTAAGCAAAGGAACTCATTACAGATCATTGCATCTCCTCCCTTATAGAATGCTGAATCATGGCCAAAAAGCCCGAAGGACAAAATGGCCACCCGTCTGCAGCGTAAGATGGTTGCCCTCCCACAGGAtcaaaatgtaaatgtaaaatcTTACATTGTTTCTGGAGTCTTCAGTGCAGGAACCGCAGACCTGGCCCTCAGGATCAGAAGTAGTGGGAAAGGTGGCTGAAGGGCAGCCCTAGCCATCATTACCTAACCAGCCTTAGCCATCATTACCTAGCTCACAACCTGATggtgaaaggaaaaagggaaattCTCCTCTGAGGAGGAAGAGGTAATGACGAACTGGCCGTCACCTGGGCATTCTCCAGCTTAGCTGCCTTTTTTAGAGGGCGAATTGAGCCACTTGAGTTTTTGCGGCAGTTTTCTTCCTTCGTTTTTGCCGCACTCATTCCACTCGCAACCATGTCACCATACCGGCCcagaagaaacaggaaaagtAAATCAGGAGAACCCCTACACTTTCACAATGTGTATAACAGCTACAATTTAGAAACAGAAGTCAACCATTTCATATTCACTACATTTTTATGCAGAAATGCTTTTAACTCTCTAGCTGTTACCACCATTTCCAGAAAAAGGAGAAGACTGCTGCTCTAGTTTCCCTTTCCACAGCAGTATTTAATGCAGCTGCGAAGAATGTTGCTACAGCGCTGCAATGAATACTGTAGCTTTCTTATTTCATACCTTTTCAATCTGTTCCAGTTGTAGCAATTCACTGGGATCACTAAGATTTGGCCGAAACACCTCTGGCTCCAGTTCGGTCTTGATGGTTGTTCCCTGCTTTGAATTTATGTCTTCCCTTGTTGTTATCTGCAGAGAGGTAGAAAATTAAATTAGCATCCCAAATGCCACGCAACCAACCTCCGAAACTTCAAATGCTCATTAAAGCGGCACATGCTCATCCCCGCTTGGCATCACTATGCACTGCGCAATGCCAAACCTTTTAAGGATAAGCAGACTGCGCAATGCCAAACCTGCGCAATGCCAAACCTTTTTGGATAAGCAGACTGCTTCCTACTGCTGGGAGAGCTGTTATGTTTTGAGGAGAGTTTCCCCTTATCTGCAATATCGCTGGGGTCCTATTGCATAGTGATAGGTCGACAAATACAAATAAGTTTTGAGCTGTTTTTACTCCTCTTAAGCACTCCTATAATAATCAGATAAAGTCTTTCTAACATACATGACAGATAATCCTGGAAGAGGCTCATATTTAAATTCTGCTCTgccccaaaaacaaaaacatgggtATCCACACAAGcccagtttgggggggggagggggggatcactTTGGAAACAAACTGAAGAGGTTCGACAAATCTTGTCTATGATCCACTTTAAAAATCACGCCCCCTCTTTGACACCCCTTCGGTAATTTGGACAGATCCAAAATTGTGAGCATGTACATCTTCAATACTCACATTCTCTACTTAGAAGCTAAATGACAGGATCTAGAAATGCTTATGTGAAATAAATAGTCCCGTAACAGATGCTTAGCATCCATTGTAGTAGAAAAGGTGCTAACACTGTGCTCTGGGCAGCATGCATGGTTCTTACCTCGTTTTGTTCTCAATTGTGTGAGACACGTCAGGCTGAGGGAGACTGAGAGGGCTGGGAGAAATTCACCCAATGAACTTCATGTctaagtgggaatttgaacctcaggccccttctgcacacgcaaaataatgtgttttcaaaccattttcacaactgttcgcaagtggattttgctattctgcacagcttcaaagagcactgaaagcagtttgaaagtgcattattctgcatgtgcggaatgagcccaagtttccaggtcccagtctgacactctaaccagtaTGTCACACTGGCTTACTTGAAAACAGGAATCACAGTGCATTTTTCTCCTGGGCAGCAAGTCTATCTCTCCCTGTCCTGTTCACATTGCAAATTAGTTATACTAACCAGCAACTGGAATGCTGtaaatttttcttttctctacACCTGAGTTTTACATCAGTTACCtgcaattcctttaaaaaaagcagtaaTGTGTATTcaccagaacatttttaaaatctaattttaaCATAATTAAATGTTTGAGAAGATGAAAAACTGCTCAGGGAAGATGTTCTTGTGATATTAAAAATGCCCTGTCAGGTTACAGCTGACTTCTACTGAAAACAGGAAGAACTGGTTTCTCTTTAGCCTGATTCCTGAAGGAGAAGACTGCATGTAGGTAAGGGCTTCCACAGCCCACTTGACAGCTTGTACTCATTTGTCCCTTTGCATTCTTTTTCTGTGTGTTTAAATTTAAAAGTTTTAGAAACCATTTCATCAgcccagaaattttaaaaagctccaaTTTTCATCTTTTCTCCCAAGAGCAGACTACTGATTAGAAAGTTTGTAGATCAATCACTGGCCTCCTTCCTGAGGACAGAACTAGACACTGAAGTGACAGATGTTTAAATGGGTCTGCAGGTGCAAAGTGGCTGGAAGGGTAGGGAGAAGAGGGATGTATTTAAAGTTgagaggcagcaggcaggaaGACAGTCCTGAATTTCCAGTTGTCACTTTCCTCCATCCTCCCTCAGgccaccaccagtggtgggattcggccagTTCCCACCACTTCGTCAGAACCGatcgttaaaatggtgcttgtaaacaaccagttgttaaattgtttgaatcccaccactggaacctgttgctaaattatttgaatcccaccactgccaccaccccacTGAAAAGTCCAGAGAACAGGGGCTTATTAGTCTACTTCAGTTCAGTGTCTCTCAGCTTGGCATTCCTAATCTGTCCAGTTTCTTCATATTTCTTCAGTGGTTGTCCACCTCATCAGGCATGTTCCTGCCCCTGAATGTATTATTCAGCTTTCAGAAGGTGCCTATGTTCATCAAAACCACCAGTTTTGCTTTGCGGCACAAGGTTTTCTTTCAATATGAAGCCCAACATAAAAATGCCTCTTCTCTCCCCACACAGAAAGCCTCGTACCAATTTGCAAGCTATCCTCTGAGCTGCTATATCCATTTGACTGATGATTACAAAAAATTATTGTATTTGCCATATCAGaagtttaaaattaaaaaaaattgtttatgcTTTGCTGCATTGAAATAAAATGGTGGTCTGAACTGCAAATTTTTAAACGAATATAAAAAACTCTGTGGtaacataataaataatagtataCTTAAACGAATCACTTTACACAGGGCTGAAATGGTCACATTTAATAGCCACGCTATTTCTTGACCTCTTGTTTCTACAGTTCTTTCCATCCCCCTTTCTATGTCTTAATTCTTCTTGCATTTCTGCAAGCAACCAGTCTTTGAATGTTTGTCCCTGTTCAACCCGCAAAGTAATAAATGCTAAATGCTGATACAGCAGAAATTGTATTTGATGCCAGTTTATCACAGGCCTACATTCTCAAAATAGTCCCAAAGCATTTCAATAATCAGAAACAGTGGTGTgtatctttattttgtttctgtctttATTACTAAAAAGGAACACAATGCTCTTGTGCATCCTGGATTAAAGTCAGACATTTCCTTATGCCCATGTTCAATGTCTATTTCTTTTCAAAGGGTTTACTACTGCTTCAGATGAACAAGTCATGCAGTTGGAAGCATATTGGTACCACATTACCTCCGCTAAGGATGACATCAGATCTAATACTCAGGAGATCTGTGAATGATCCCTCAAAcagttgttttccttttaaaatagcagCCACACAAGACCCACCATTCAGGTCAGGTCCAGAGCACTATAAAGTCCAACCCTTGCCCCAATTTTTCTCCCTGAATGGCCATACACAGTTACTTTACTGGTTAGGTAAACCCTTCTTTGTATGTTTAGTCTAAAATGGCAAAAAGAAGCTCCACAGGGgaatttcagatcaggaaaaaccTCTTAAAACTTTATGTTGTGTTTCTAATCTAAACAGGGCCTTGCATGTtatctttttaaatgaaaacaaaatgcgcGGGAGTTCATTCATGAAATCCCTAATGTCTTATGTAATCTGGTCCTAGATACTAAAAACCCAAGACAAAAACAAACTAAGAAATCCAAACAAAGAATTCAATTATAAACTACAGCGATTAAATTcaaaataatgttgtattttaattaaGACAATCTGGATTGGTCTCAAAATTTAATCACCAATATTTACACTCATTCCAATGCAAACTATTCATCTGTGGTTAAGGGACGGGAGGGCGATTCAGCACTGTGCACTCTATTCtcacagctcccctcccctcccccccacccccgtgaacCACCTTGTCATTATTGTAGGTTAAGGCACTCCTACATGTAACTCATGCCTTTCTTAAGGGccaacagttgaatattccacttctagACCGATCATGTGCATATTGTTGAGACTcttgagcatattatgttttttgCCCGAGGTACGCAttacttagaccaggggtagggaacctgcggctctccagatgttaaggaactacaattcccatcagcccctaccagcatggccaattggccatgctgacagaggctgatgggaattgtagttcctgaacatctggagagccgcaggttccctacccctgacttagacactccctacttgtcccggctctagggaataaaaaaagttgttcagagcatacaaagactattcacctgctgaataataacaACACCAAGATAGctggaaaaaccgctgaatttttattagaagtgctcatgtcaaagacttaatggaagcttgatcatcTCTTTCgtaccaaccttatgtgctttgtccagttttatgtcttgttttaacacctGTTCTGCCctgtactttgttttatttttactgatatgcctaataaaggtttgttgaAGTTGAAGATTaaggctctttctctctctttggtcTTCCAAAGTGACTGACAGTCTTGCACGTGACTGTCCCACCCTTCATTTATCCTAGCAACTActctgcaaaataaaataaatagaaactgGCTCACAGTCCCTCACCATCAACTATCATGGTGGAGGGCAGGAGAACAGAAAAAGAACCCCAgtaagcaaaatgaaaaaaaaatcctatgtcCTTGGACAGGAAAAGACTCACCTAGCGAACTGACACCTGCCAGATTTCCaattcacaccccccccccccccggcaattaTTTTGACTATGACCATTACTAAAGAAAGAATCTGCTATGTGTTACCATTTTGGAAAGTTAACCATCCCAAAGAAAGTATTCTGAAGCAGAAAGTACCTCTTATGTTATCCACATCCTTAGCATTGCCCATAATATTTTGGGAGCTTAACAGGTAAATCAAGCATCACTGAAAAAAGAAGCtatatagagattttttttaagaaggaaATTCTGCATTTGGGGTCTTCCAGCCAACTCAAGTGGCCACAACAAGTTGTGAAATATGAAGTCCTAATTGCTCTGAACAACCCATAGTATTGAGAACAAATATTCAGAAGATGACAGAAAATTCCTCAGTTTGAAATTACTAGAGCTCAgccaaaaaatattttgctttattttgacTGCGTTATTGTAGAAAAGCATTTGTTTTTCAGGACGCTTCTAACCCCTGAAAACTGCATCTTTTTTTGGACTGTATTGAAGAAAATAGACTGTATTGAAGAAAATAGAAATAACCTCGCAAAAGTTCACAAAGGAagggttatttaaaaaataaataaaaaggctgtattttatttatttattggatttaataggcTGCCCCTTCTCTTTCTGGAGGGAACTGTGAACAAGTCCAAAAGACAGAGGACAGAAAAGTTCTTCGGGACTGGGATGAAAGAAGACAATCCCTACGCTAGTTTGTCCATTCTCAATAAGCTCTCCAGCCCAATTGAAATAACTTTCAGCTTGTCCCAAGCTCTACCTATAGTAATGTGGGCCAAGAAAGGATTTAGAAAGCACGCAAAAATAGGCTTATATGATCTTTTATTCAGTTGGGATGGCACAGGAATGCTAGAACAAAGTTAGGTCAGAAAGTTAGCTGCCCAAGAGTCAGCAGCATCCCTGAACAGTGACTACTTGCACATACTTAAACATCTAAgggtcagtgtggtatagtgattaagagcagcaaaatctaatctgaagaactgggtttgattccctactcctccacatgaagcctgagggGGTGACCCTGGGGCAGTCTtatttctctctgaactctctcaacccaacctacttcacaagatacTTGTTGTGCAGTGAGAGAAGGAACATGACCACAAgatattttgagactccttaaggtagaatATAAAcacttttcttcattttcttctttctaaGGGGAGGAGCATTTTGCACAGCTCTATCCGAGAACAGAAATACTCACTTTGTGTTTTGCTCAAAAATAGATAGACATGGAAATTTGGCTCAGCTCTAGAAATGATCCATTTGACATGACACAGATGTCATAGCACTCAACCATACCACTGCACAGACAGAGATATCCGTAAAGAAGGAATTTTCTGCTGGGTCCTTGTAGTGTTGGCCAAGACAAACCCACCACGTATGAAACTTGTCCCCATCAAGGACACTATAGAGAAAGGCATTCTAGCTTCTGGAGGAAGGTGGTTAACTACTGAAGAGGGCACCTTGAGACGTCTGCAGAGTGTGCGTAGTTCTTCACTATTTAAAGCATCGATCCTGCGGTGATACTCAGCCACTGACACTACCTGAATATGGAGACAGGAAGACAATAATTCCACTGACAGttaaagaaatataaaaaaaccccaagaaaatAAAATGACAGGAATATGGAGAGCTTGGGCAGGGTAGGAATACCAGTAACGTAAGAAAATTAACATATAAAGACATTTACAACTACAGGGATACGATGAACACAGAAACATTTCACATAGAACACAAACAGTGCAGTTGGGATTGGAATGAAATAGCACCAGAGATTCGATATGT
The window above is part of the Sphaerodactylus townsendi isolate TG3544 linkage group LG09, MPM_Stown_v2.3, whole genome shotgun sequence genome. Proteins encoded here:
- the OXR1 gene encoding oxidation resistance protein 1 isoform X3, with protein sequence MIRFWYGKKGRKHHSMKNKYNLVVSVAEYHRRIDALNSEELRTLCRRLKITTREDINSKQGTTIKTELEPEVFRPNLSDPSELLQLEQIEKLTKHLPPRTIGYPWTLVYSTAKHGMSLKTLYRTMTGLDTPVLMVIKDSDGQIFGALASEPFKVSDGFYGTGETFLFTFAPDFEKFKWTGDNMFFIKGDMDALAFGGGGGEFALWLDGDLYHGRSHSCKTFGNCTLSKKEDFIIQDIEIWGFE